The proteins below are encoded in one region of Rhodohalobacter mucosus:
- a CDS encoding sulfotransferase family protein has protein sequence MDNTMRISLWSGPRNISTALMYSFAQRSDTTVVDEPLYAHYLTTTDAHTYHPGAEEVIASQEPDGEKVVKQILFGAYETPVVFFKNMTHHLAGLDWEFLKKTKNLILTRDPADMLPSYTKQVEKPTMRDVGYEMHLELIRFLKKNSQPFHIIDSKAVLMNPESELTAVCDFLGIPFERGMLSWRAGPRPEDGVWAKYWYHNVHKSIGFQPYQPREEEIPLELKPLYIECRRAYEKILSHALNQ, from the coding sequence GTGGATAACACAATGCGCATCAGCCTCTGGAGCGGGCCGCGAAACATTTCCACCGCTCTCATGTACTCCTTTGCCCAGCGAAGTGATACCACTGTTGTGGATGAACCGCTCTATGCCCACTATCTCACAACGACCGACGCACATACGTACCATCCGGGCGCAGAGGAGGTGATTGCCTCGCAGGAACCGGACGGCGAAAAGGTCGTAAAACAGATTCTTTTCGGCGCATACGAAACTCCGGTGGTCTTTTTCAAAAATATGACGCACCACCTGGCCGGGCTGGATTGGGAGTTTTTAAAAAAAACGAAAAACCTGATCCTGACCCGAGATCCGGCAGACATGCTTCCCTCCTACACCAAACAGGTGGAAAAACCCACTATGAGGGATGTTGGATATGAGATGCACCTGGAGCTGATCCGGTTTCTGAAGAAAAATAGTCAGCCGTTCCATATCATCGATTCCAAAGCCGTGCTGATGAATCCGGAGAGTGAGCTCACCGCCGTGTGTGACTTCCTGGGGATTCCCTTCGAAAGGGGAATGCTGAGCTGGCGTGCGGGTCCCCGCCCGGAGGATGGAGTTTGGGCAAAATACTGGTACCACAACGTTCACAAATCGATCGGTTTCCAGCCCTATCAGCCCAGGGAGGAAGAGATACCATTGGAGCTGAAACCTTTATACATTGAATGCAGACGGGCCTATGAAAAGATTCTGAGTCATGCCCTTAATCAATGA
- a CDS encoding aminotransferase class IV, giving the protein MSHGTHNAVHDPRNDNIRIYINGELFPRDEARISVFDSGYLVGDGVWEALRLHDGVLVFLDDHLDRLWQGAAAIGMDIGMTREELTQKIWQTLDANEMHDHVHVRIMLTRGIKKTPSQDPRLTVSGPNLVIIPEYKKASPETASKGIRLFTSTIRRGSPDYLDPRLNCHSKLHEVQALIQAQEAGADEALMLDIHGFVSTCNATNFFMVKHGEVWTSTGQYCMNGITRGKVIEVCHENGIPCLERNFSLFDVYGADEAFVTGSFGGLTPVTHVDGRTISDTVPGEMTRRLRKLYKESIAREIQKSNAGG; this is encoded by the coding sequence ATGAGCCACGGAACACATAATGCAGTCCACGATCCCAGAAACGACAATATCCGGATCTATATAAACGGTGAACTGTTTCCACGCGATGAAGCCAGAATATCGGTGTTTGACAGCGGTTACCTGGTCGGGGACGGCGTTTGGGAAGCGCTCAGGCTGCATGATGGTGTACTTGTTTTCCTGGATGATCATCTCGACCGGCTCTGGCAGGGTGCTGCGGCCATCGGGATGGATATCGGCATGACCCGCGAGGAACTCACCCAAAAAATATGGCAGACGTTAGACGCTAACGAAATGCACGACCATGTTCACGTGAGAATCATGCTGACGCGCGGAATCAAAAAGACGCCAAGTCAGGATCCCAGGCTCACGGTATCGGGGCCGAACCTGGTTATTATTCCTGAGTATAAAAAAGCGAGTCCCGAAACCGCCTCAAAAGGCATCAGGCTTTTTACCAGCACCATAAGGCGGGGATCACCCGATTACCTGGATCCGCGGCTGAACTGTCACAGCAAGCTGCACGAGGTGCAGGCTCTTATACAGGCACAGGAAGCCGGGGCCGACGAGGCTCTGATGCTCGATATCCACGGTTTTGTGTCGACCTGCAACGCCACCAATTTTTTCATGGTAAAACATGGCGAGGTCTGGACCTCCACGGGACAATACTGCATGAACGGCATCACCCGCGGCAAGGTGATTGAGGTATGCCATGAAAATGGAATCCCCTGTTTGGAAAGAAATTTCTCCCTTTTTGACGTATATGGAGCGGATGAAGCATTTGTGACCGGAAGTTTCGGAGGTCTGACGCCGGTAACGCACGTAGACGGGAGAACAATCTCTGACACGGTACCCGGTGAGATGACCCGCAGGCTCCGGAAGCTGTACAAAGAGTCCATCGCCCGTGAAATTCAAAAATCAAACGCCGGTGGATAA